CATACACTTATGGAAAGTGAAAGTGAGAGGATTGCCAAGGGAGAGGAAaagttctacctttgaacatatGGGGTTTTCAAACTTTATAATTAGctttactttaatattttaaattatatgttctttttttcaccattttattcgatattttctttttttctttttttcttcttcttttcttttttatttttatttttttttattgcgtattttcctcaattacatttccaatgctatcccaaaagtcccccccctccccccccccactcccctacctacccattcccattttttggccctggtgttcccctgtactggggcatataaagtttgcctgaccaatgggcctctctttccattgatggccgactaggccatcttttgatacatatgcagctagagtcaagagctctggggtactggttagttcataatgttgttccaccgatagggttgcagatctctttagctccttgggtactttctctagctcctccattggggaccctgtgatccatccaatagttgactgtgagcatccacttctgtgtttgctaggccctggtctagtctcacaagggacagctatatcacggtccttgcaacaaaggcttgctagtgtatgccatggtgtcatcgtttgggggctaattatgggatggatccctggatatggcagtctctagatggtccatccttttgtctcagctccaaactttgtctctgtaactccttccatgggtgattgtttccgattctaagaaggagcaaagtgtccacactttggtcttcgttcttcttcagtttcatgtgttttgcatcttgtaccttatatctcgctatactaagtttctgcaAATGCtatctatcccctttccttgtttcctctctgaaaatcccttccctcttccaccctccccctgctccccaacctactcaatcctgcttcctggccctggcattcccctatactggggcatagaatcttctcaagaccaagggcctctcctcccattgatggccgactaggccatcctttgctacatatgcagctaaagccacgagtcccaccatgtgttttctttgattggtggtttagtcccagggagctctggggttactggtcagttcatattgtttttcctcctatagggctgcagaccccttcagctccttgggtactttctctagctctgtccaatggatgactgtgagcatctacttctatatttgccaggcactgacagagcctcacaggagacagctatatcaggcttctgccagcaaaatcttgttggcatctgcaatagtgtctggtgtcatgtcccactcgaccagcaagaaagatgcaaccacaggttcttcttaatgcagtttactcaggcagctacttacttcaaatcccccagcctctctagttacaagtgtttttctcctctccagccacaaccacaccccaccaatcaccacaggccacatcacctcaccaggcaggcttgctcagccaatcaggaattaagggcgggccatccaccaaacatgggcttgtttactacctGGAACAGACTTCCATCCTGCTGACCAGGAAGTCCAGAATGGCTCCCTacagtctgggtttggtggttgtttatgggatgaatttccaggtggggcagtctctgaatggtcattccttcagtctctgctccgaattTTGTCTCTATGTTCATCTCACATTTAGATATGTTTAGCATTAAGTTAGAAGTTGAGAATCAGTTTGTTGTTTTTATACAGATTTTACTTTTTTTCAGAAAAGTTGTCATTGACTTGCATTTATTCTTCTATTAATAGTTAATTACATACCTGGAACTATTGTTCATTTCTTAACTGATTTTTGTAACAAATTGATTTGTCTTTATGTAAATCCAAGGTCAACTGGGTGAAATACTTGACAAAAATTTAAAGGATTTGTTTGTATAAACAATTAATTTAAACCTTGTTTAGAAGGTAGAAGGAATATAGTAATTTATAGGTTTAGACTTATCAtgataaataaaacatatttattttattattttgacaaAACTTCTACAACAAAGTGCACAGAGTAACTTGAATAATAGAATTTCATTGTGCCACAGTTCTAGAATGTGAAGTCCATGATCACAGTGTCaagataatttatttcttttctggcttTGAAAATAGAATTTGTCCTTTGTTTTGCTTCTGGCTTTGATGCCTTGAAGAAAATCTTTGATTTTAGATGTATCGACTTGCTCTTCCTGTCTACATAGTATTAATACTGTGTGTATATCTGCGTTAAATTCTCCATTTATACAAGGTCTCCTGTTACATTGGAGGAGTGGTTCACTGTAGATTGAttcagtatttcttttctttaactaAGTTAATATGCAGCTAATAATCACATTTAGAAGCATTAGGAATTTGAAtctaaatgtatttttgttttatgagggCTCAATTCACTAATAACAGTTCTTCAGCTAGGGTTCATCTACTTTCTTGGCATTTGTTTGCAGTATGTAAGACATCACAACAATTTAGACAAAAATTATTCTCTGAAATTATAGGATGACACATTATACATATAACATTTTCCCTTTACAGAGCATTAGATGACATAAAGATGGTGAGAATGTCACACCTAATCACTAGAGGTGGCACGCAATGGCTGAGACTGGGAGCTCAATTCCAAGACAGTGGCTGTCACTTTGTTTCTGGAGACAGCTCTATCATCTCTACATCAACGCTGAATATACTAACAGAACCATCTTCAGTGTTGAGCAGTGGagacaaataaaataagcaatatagTAATTTGTACACATTATGGAATACAGGTATGATAAAAAAGCCTGTGCTATGGAGAATGTTtaaaagcaacagaagccaaaagaaaaatACCATCTAAGGCTGAGATATAATAACAACCAAGGGAACATAAATGACTAAATGAGCCAAAGATCTTAAATGTGATTTAAACCCCTGTATGCCTGGTCTTCAGTCTTTATCAGTGGTTAGAATTCAGGATGTAAGTCAACTCTGAATCTCCACAGGTTATTATTACTTATCTTGAAGTGTTTTAACTAGGGATACCATAGGACTCAGCTTTAACCGAAAGACTTGAATATTAAGATCTCAGGACATTATTGCTGGGTGAGGAGTTGAGACAAATGACTCCCATTTCTGAGTGCCTCTAAATTTCATCTGCAACTTTTGCTCAAAACTACAGTTTGTAGTCCTGAAACATTCTACTCTCAGTAATGTTTGCCTATCAAAATCTGATGCAAATGACTTCCTAGTTCAAAGACATGATTTTCAGTTCAATAGTTTCCCCCATATAGTTTTCCAGATCTTTTACCAGATCCAAAGACTGCACCCTTCCCTTGCATACATAGCTCTATAAACCTCCTGCCTATTATCCACTTGATGGAATAGTTTACTAGAAAGCATGCTACCTACTTTCAAGGGTGTTCCAAAAATTATTTCCCTTAGCTTTGGCAGTAAAGAAGGTTGAACTATGTTAGTGCAGTGATCCAATGGGAAGCATACTTTAAAAATGCTTCAAGGTGATAGTTCTGAAGGAAATTAACATTTAATTTTGTGGTCAGAATTATAAACACTTTTACCTTGAACTTAAACCTTagaatgtattttctttagaaaataattattcttCATTTTCTAAAGAATCTGACTTTCATtctgaaattcatttttttcttatagattCAGTAGCTATTACCTATGAGAGACTGAATCTGTTCACTTAACACTCATTGTTAGTAGTCTAAAGAAGTTGAGATTCGGTAATAATGTTGTCTGAAAGTTTGTAAACTCCTGTACATCTTAATCTATTATGTTATACCTTGTTCTCAAGGACCATTACATCCTTTTCCATAGTCTTTGGCACCAACctcttttgtatgtttttgttgacattttaattacttttctctcACACTAACATTTTGTTCTATCAATTAAGAATAATTATATAAAAAGTAGTGTTGAAGTGTCATTTTAGTttgtaaaatgaaacattttaaccagacaaaataaaacatgatAATTTCAAAAGAATAAACTTAAAATCCTACAATGATGCGTACTTCCATATGGCCATTAATAACATTCCCTTGTATTGGCCAAAGCTTTTCCTCTACATATATTCTTGGTTTATGAAAAACCTTCAAGACTTACaggtagtttttgttttattgttgttgttaatgttaTATATTGACGAGCCTCCCACCTTCATGTAATTGGGATAATCTAGTTAAATGAGAATGGTTAAAGGACAGTTAAGTATCACACAGCAGTCACCTGCTGCTTGTTTTACCTATTTCCCAATTTAAGGATATTATTATTCATTGACATAAATAATGAATTTACATAAgcttttatacatattttaattttgaaaagtaaaCTTCTATAAAGAGATTCCAAGATGGGGAAAATGTACAAATTGTTATTTGTTTAAGGCACACTTTTAATCTCTGTTTAAACCACATGTTAAATTATACAACTGTTAAGATTTAAATATCATGTTTTCAAGTTAATAATTTATGGGTGAtagcattcttttaaaaaattcagtggttaaatatagaaaaaagcttctttgtttttcttatgaTGACAAGAACAGGTTAAGTAAATATGTATTATCCACAAAAGGTTTCAAATCTCTCATTCTGTTAAACTTGAAATTTATTCCACTTCTGTGAATATCTTGAAGGGCTGTGAGATATCTTGTAAATATGTGTTGGTTTGTCAAAGTTTGTTGAATATGTCCTTTGGTCATTTACCTGGAGCTACTGTAATCCCTGGCTCAAGGGTCTTTTCTCCTGAATCCTCGGATGACCCTGTCCCTGATCTGTTTGGTTCTAACTCCATAGATAATAGGGTTGAGCATGGGAGGAACAAGCAGATAGAAATTAGCAAACATGATATGGACAACTCGTGGCACGTGGTGGCCAAAGCGGTGGGTGAGGAAGGTAAAAAGGGCTGGGATATAGAAAGCCAAAATAACACAGACATGAGAAGCACATGTACCAAAAGCTTTGAGGCGAGCTTCACCTGAGGGCAACCTCAGCACAGCTCTCAGAATCATCACATAAGATACACTGATGACAATTATGTCAAAGCCAACCACAGAGAAAGCCACAAAGAGTCCATATCCACGATTGACTCTGGTATCAGCACATACCAACTTGAGCACAGCCATGTGCTCACAGTAGGACTGGGGAATGACCTTGTTGGGGCAGAAGGGCATCCTGGAGACCATGAAGCAGAAGGGGCTCACCCACAGCAGCCCTCTCACCATCACAGCTGCCCCTAGTTTAATGACTACAGATGTGGTCAGGATGCTGGAATGTCGGAGTGGGAAGCAGATAGCCACATAGCGGTCCAAGGCCATGGTCATGAGCACCCCAGACTCCACAGAAGAAAAGGCATGTATGAAGAACACCTGGATGAGGCAGGCGTTGTATTCAATCTCATGACTGTGAAACCATAGTATGGCCAGCATTTTAGGTTGTGTGGAGGAGGACAGGACCAGGTCAGTGATAGCCAACAAGGCCAGGAAGAGGTACATGGGCTCATGCAGGGTGTGGTCAATTCGGATTATGTATAGGATGGTGATATTTCCAGTCAGTGCCACAATATACATAACACAGAAAGGAAAGGCAATCCAAAATTGATAATTCTCCAACCCTGGGATTCCAAGCAACATGAAGAACAGGGGATGGGAAGAGCTGTTACTTGAAGCCACCATGAGAGGATGATTACTATGTTCTCAGCAGCGAAGGTATCTGTTTTCCTAGATGGTGACAATGGAATGAATGTTATCGATTACAAGTACTTTGAGTGATTTCACTGGGCCTTTATATTAAAAGTTAACTGTGTTACTACAGGCCATTTTGCTCATGAAGTGATGTTGCTCACAACTTTTATTCACATGTTGATCCTAAGAGGTTTTGAGCATATGAGCTGCAAATTATGCTCTCACAACCAGTATCTTTCAGGATAGTAAATTATAATAATGGAAATATATCTTGACCAATAATGCTACAGTCAGCcccatttttctaatattttcaacAAACAAGGGATCATTCAGTCTTGTCCATATGACCTCACCCCTCTGATGGAAGGCAATACTACTTAATGGACTTTATCTATTTAGAGGTAATCACTTAACATTAATCCTAAATGTAAACTAAAGAAGTTTTTGAGTACATCAGAAATAATTGAGTGTACACCTGTAACTAAACACATTACTTTCTCTGTATGAATTCCCCCTAGATGGACCCATCGTTGTTATCAAATCATCTTTAGGAACTAACAAATACTTCAGTTTCCTAGTCTAAGTGCTGCCtattgagccccccccccccagcccccaggttCACAGATGTGCTTAACATCCTTCTGATTTTTCCCTAGATTTATTGTGGTTTGACAGAAACGGGGTTCAGAATTCATAACGCATGCTAGAAGTTGGAAATTTTACTGCCTTGCATAGTTTATAGCTACAGGTTTGCTTAAATCAAATCTTGCTTTAATATATGGTGAGAATTCACGCTACTCTTCATCCTTGGGCTCAGGGTttgtactttattttcttttttcggGTCTCAACTTCTCCGTTTCTGGATTCTGTTTCACTATTAGCTCATTGGGACCTAGCCACCAAGTCTCCTAGCCATTCAGAGACCCTTCCTGAGATGAGAGCTTCCTTATTCCTGTTGAAGACAGTGAGAGTGGTATTTGCTATAAGCACGACTTTCCATTGTGCTAGGGCATCTTTAATCAACTGTAAAAGGATTGGTGCCTATAGTGAATGTGCATTACAAACCATAAAACAAATTATTCCTAACTCATTCAAACCCCTTCATCTTCATTTCATTATGAGGAAAAAGATCAGAATCATTAAATAATTTACTTAGACCATCACCTCATGGTAACAAAGGGTAGTATGAGAGGATTTATGCAATTGTTTCCTGAATTTGAGACACATGTACATTTTCACCATGGCCCATGCTACTTTCCTGGACTGAGTCTATGGACCTAGCTTTAGCATGTGTTGTAGGCTTCTTGGAGATATCATTTCTTCTTAAGATCTGACTCTGTCTTGAGGTTTAATTCAGGAGCACTCACTTGCATTTCTGCAGTCTGGTAACTCCCTCTTCATCCACTTTCAGTTACCAATTAACAATTTCTTGGAAAATCAATTttgtctgtctcttctcttttgcttacaaatcaccctcagcaatagaccattacagaaaacacaTGCTTCCTGCTTTATTTTGCTAGCTCAGAATCAGATTTTTTCCCCATGAAGATTAAGGAAAAATAGCATCAAACTAGGATCTGAGTGTAGAGTGGGAGTGTGGGCCATTGTTAGGTACCTCTATTTCTTTCCCATGCTGCATCCTCTGCGTATTATGAATCCAGTGCCTTCACTATTGTGAATTTCTTTACCCGTTTCCTCACATAGACTTAAGAACCACAGACAAAAGTCAATGACATGTCATGGATTGTAAACAGGAATTTGACCAATATCCAGCTGATTAAAGTCAGTGTGAGACTTGCAATATGAAACACGGTTTACCAAGTTAATATTAACTTGAGGATTAAAGTATGCACTTTTAAGGCTTATAGGAAAAGGAACAATATAATTCCCCATTAATGATACCCTTTCTTTATCTAAGaactttgttcttttgtttttcaaatgtgcTAGAATTCTTCCCTTCATATGTGTACTGATGAAACTGAGTCATATACTTTGGAGACATTATGACTATGATGATCACACTTGGGGTtcatgacagtttttttttttaatcctccaCATAAAATCTAACAGAAAATGTGTAGAATTTGGTTGGAAAAATTTTATTACAAGAGCTATGGCCTGAAGTTGAGTAAAGCTTAGCTTTTTATCATTGAGAAAGTTTGAATCCAAGGCACCTGCTGCGTCCGTTGGATATCCTTTACTCTGCCTGTACACGTAAATACTTATGTCCGCAGTCAAAAATGCTGTTGAAGTTAGTTAAGTGGTAATAGGAAAAACTGTATAAGATCTTGTTACAAAATAGCTTTAGGAAAACTGAACATTGTTCTcttactaaattttctttcactaaaatttaatttacattttaaagttttaataacTGAGAATGTTAGGCCCATGTGTAACCACCTTTCTGGAAGGCTGTGTCTGGAATAGTCTTCCTACCTTTCTAGGTCTCACTGGAGGCAGATCGGGAATTGTTATTCATTCTTTTCATCACAGAGTGCTGTTCTTGTCTGCAGACTTCTGAAACTCAAGATCCCAGGGATACACAGTCATAGCTTTGCCTCCTAGCTTCATGGAGGCTCTATGAGTCCTGTAGCT
This Mus musculus strain C57BL/6J chromosome 7, GRCm38.p6 C57BL/6J DNA region includes the following protein-coding sequences:
- the Olfr569 gene encoding olfactory receptor 569 → MVASSNSSSHPLFFMLLGIPGLENYQFWIAFPFCVMYIVALTGNITILYIIRIDHTLHEPMYLFLALLAITDLVLSSSTQPKMLAILWFHSHEIEYNACLIQVFFIHAFSSVESGVLMTMALDRYVAICFPLRHSSILTTSVVIKLGAAVMVRGLLWVSPFCFMVSRMPFCPNKVIPQSYCEHMAVLKLVCADTRVNRGYGLFVAFSVVGFDIIVISVSYVMILRAVLRLPSGEARLKAFGTCASHVCVILAFYIPALFTFLTHRFGHHVPRVVHIMFANFYLLVPPMLNPIIYGVRTKQIRDRVIRGFRRKDP